A single window of Emys orbicularis isolate rEmyOrb1 chromosome 18, rEmyOrb1.hap1, whole genome shotgun sequence DNA harbors:
- the RPL35 gene encoding large ribosomal subunit protein uL29, whose translation MAKIKARDLRGKKKEELLKQLDDLKVELSQLRVAKVTGGAASKLSKIRVVRKSIARVLTVINQTQKENLRKFYKGKKYKPLDLRPKKTRAMRRRLNKYEESLKTKKQQRKERLYPVRKFAVKA comes from the exons ATG GCTAAGATCAAGGCCCGTGACCTGCGAGGGAAGAAGAAGGAGGAGCTGCTGAAGCAGCTGGATGACCTGAAGGTGGAGCTGTCCCAGCTGCGGGTGGCCAAGGTGACTGGCGGAGCCGCCTCCAAGCTGTCCAAGAT CCGGGTTGTCCGCAAATCCATTGCCAGAGTGCTGACTGTCATCAACCAGACCCAGAAAGAGAACCTGAGGAAATTTTACAAA GGCAAAAAGTACAAGCCTCTTGACCTACGGCCGAAGAAGACTCGTGCCATGCGCCGCAGATTAAATAAGTACGAAGAAAGTTTGAAGACCAAAAAACAGCAGCGAAAAGAGCGCCTGTACCCTGTCCGGAAGTTTGCTGTTAAGGCATAA